In Trichocoleus desertorum NBK24, the following are encoded in one genomic region:
- the modA gene encoding molybdate ABC transporter substrate-binding protein: MNKHFGFVVVGVVAFILAIAIAACSSTNLNSEFLTSTPQNQPVALTISAAASLTDAMAEVRLAWQQESPNVVLTFNFGSSGSLQAQIEQGAPVDIFVSAASKQMDALQQQGLILANTRKNLLTNQVVLIEPRNASALKDFSDLRNPAVQRVAIGDPVSVPVGKYSQEVLTSLEIFESVQPKLVLTKDVRQVLSYVETGNVDAGIVYLTDAKGSEQVRVVAIAPEKSHSPVVYPIAVLRDSKNINAAQKFEQFLFGQQAKAIFQKHGFGIANN; encoded by the coding sequence ATGAACAAGCATTTTGGTTTTGTTGTAGTGGGTGTCGTGGCATTTATTCTTGCCATAGCGATCGCTGCTTGTAGTTCTACCAATTTAAACTCTGAGTTTTTAACTTCAACACCTCAAAACCAGCCCGTTGCTTTAACAATATCAGCGGCGGCTAGCCTTACAGATGCGATGGCAGAAGTCAGGCTGGCTTGGCAGCAAGAAAGCCCAAATGTTGTTTTGACCTTTAACTTTGGTTCCTCTGGCTCTTTACAGGCTCAAATTGAACAAGGAGCACCTGTCGATATTTTTGTCTCTGCTGCATCTAAGCAGATGGATGCTTTGCAACAACAGGGACTCATCCTGGCAAATACTCGAAAAAATCTTTTGACCAATCAAGTGGTTTTGATTGAGCCGAGAAATGCGTCGGCTTTGAAAGATTTTTCTGATCTTCGCAATCCGGCTGTGCAACGGGTAGCAATTGGTGACCCCGTGAGTGTGCCAGTTGGGAAGTATAGCCAAGAAGTTTTGACTTCTCTAGAAATTTTTGAATCAGTTCAGCCAAAATTGGTTTTAACCAAAGATGTTAGGCAAGTTTTAAGTTATGTAGAAACAGGGAATGTAGATGCTGGAATTGTCTACCTAACGGATGCTAAGGGATCAGAACAAGTTAGGGTTGTGGCGATCGCACCAGAAAAGTCTCATTCTCCTGTGGTTTATCCGATCGCAGTACTGAGAGATAGTAAAAACATCAACGCTGCTCAGAAATTTGAACAATTTTTATTTGGCCAGCAGGCTAAAGCCATATTTCAGAAGCATGGGTTTGGTATTGCCAACAATTGA
- the modB gene encoding molybdate ABC transporter permease subunit, with protein sequence MAFDWSPLAISLKTASVATVVTGCLGTVAAWWLFNYQGRGKAWFDGLFTLPLVLPPTVVGFLLLLLFGKHGPIGQVLEFFGLSIVFSWFATVIAATVVAFPLMYRTTLGAFEQVDAHLIQAARTLGASEWRIFWRVLVPLAWPGMIAGLILAFARSLGEFGATLMLAGNIPGQTQTIPTAIFFAVEQGNRSQALIWVLVVVAIALLTIANLNYWSSHRLWFALHSQGSRQTQSLESFKLDQVNWVKRSAPETKTAPLKPELAIAISKQLANFSLDINCATDQKPLGLLGASGSGKSMTLRCIAGLEIPTSGRIVLNGRVLFDSDRQINLSSQQRHVGFLFQNYALFPHMTVVENIAFGLHNLPKAERGSRVARHIRMMQLQGLERRYPYQLSGGQQQRVALARALAIEPQILLLDEPFSALDTHLRSQLEKHLREILASYSGVTLFVTHNLEEAYRICQNLVILDAGKAIAHGPKAEIVERPTTFAVAQLTGCKNFSQVEKVGTQTIRAIDWHCVLHVVEPIPADVSMVGIRAHHIRLMTALGEGDRKQVTDNQNIFPCWLAQTSETPHRMTLYLKLHTVPTDEQDYHLQAEVFKEKWLQLKDQPLPWHISLDPLRLFLMTG encoded by the coding sequence ATGGCGTTTGATTGGTCTCCGCTAGCGATTTCCTTAAAGACTGCCTCTGTAGCAACTGTAGTTACTGGCTGTTTAGGAACTGTAGCAGCTTGGTGGCTGTTCAACTATCAAGGTAGGGGAAAAGCTTGGTTTGACGGTTTATTTACCCTGCCATTGGTATTGCCACCCACTGTTGTTGGTTTCTTGTTGTTGCTGTTGTTTGGTAAGCATGGGCCCATTGGTCAGGTTCTAGAATTTTTTGGCCTGAGTATCGTTTTTTCTTGGTTTGCCACAGTGATCGCTGCGACTGTGGTGGCTTTTCCTCTGATGTACCGCACGACATTGGGTGCTTTTGAGCAAGTGGATGCTCACTTGATTCAGGCAGCACGGACGCTGGGAGCATCAGAGTGGAGAATTTTCTGGCGAGTACTCGTACCTTTGGCTTGGCCCGGTATGATTGCAGGATTAATTTTGGCCTTTGCGCGATCGCTGGGGGAATTTGGGGCCACGCTGATGTTGGCGGGAAATATCCCAGGACAAACCCAAACGATTCCAACTGCTATTTTCTTTGCCGTAGAGCAGGGGAATCGGTCGCAAGCTTTGATTTGGGTTTTGGTTGTGGTGGCGATCGCGCTACTGACCATTGCCAACCTCAACTACTGGTCTAGCCATCGGCTTTGGTTTGCACTCCACAGCCAAGGTTCCAGGCAGACGCAATCGCTAGAGAGCTTCAAATTGGATCAAGTTAACTGGGTAAAACGATCCGCACCAGAAACAAAAACTGCGCCTCTCAAGCCAGAGTTGGCGATCGCAATTTCTAAGCAACTGGCTAATTTCTCGCTAGATATCAACTGTGCAACGGACCAGAAACCGCTGGGTTTGCTGGGTGCTTCAGGTTCTGGCAAGAGTATGACGCTCCGCTGTATTGCTGGCCTTGAGATTCCTACAAGTGGTCGTATTGTGCTCAACGGTCGAGTGTTATTCGACTCAGACCGTCAAATTAATCTTTCAAGCCAGCAGCGACATGTGGGGTTTCTCTTCCAGAACTACGCGCTTTTTCCTCACATGACAGTGGTGGAGAATATTGCGTTTGGTCTGCACAACTTACCTAAAGCTGAGCGTGGAAGTAGAGTAGCTCGACACATCAGGATGATGCAGTTGCAAGGGTTAGAGCGGCGATATCCATATCAGTTGTCGGGAGGACAGCAGCAGCGAGTCGCACTAGCTAGGGCTTTGGCGATCGAACCACAAATTTTGCTGTTGGATGAACCTTTCTCAGCTCTGGATACGCACCTTCGTAGCCAGTTAGAAAAACACTTGCGAGAGATCCTAGCCAGTTACTCAGGTGTCACTTTGTTTGTGACTCATAACTTAGAAGAAGCTTATCGAATTTGCCAAAACTTGGTGATTTTAGACGCAGGAAAAGCGATCGCTCACGGACCTAAAGCAGAAATTGTGGAACGTCCGACTACATTTGCGGTAGCTCAGTTAACGGGCTGTAAAAATTTCTCTCAAGTGGAAAAAGTCGGAACCCAAACCATTCGAGCCATTGATTGGCATTGTGTGTTGCATGTGGTGGAGCCGATTCCGGCTGACGTATCGATGGTTGGTATCCGGGCGCATCACATTAGATTGATGACTGCTCTAGGGGAGGGCGATCGCAAGCAGGTTACCGATAATCAAAACATCTTTCCTTGCTGGCTAGCCCAAACTAGCGAAACGCCACACCGGATGACTCTCTACCTGAAACTGCATACAGTTCCGACCGATGAACAGGACTACCATTTACAGGCAGAGGTGTTTAAGGAGAAATGGCTACAGCTCAAAGACCAACCCCTCCCTTGGCACATTTCTCTAGACCCATTGCGGCTGTTTCTGATGACTGGGTGA
- a CDS encoding DUF2358 domain-containing protein encodes MDMDIVQILREDYQRFPVNQTYSIYAEKVFFQDPLNRFQGVERYKQMIAFLERWFAELKMDLHDIRQEGNQIRTEWTLRWRSPLPWQPQIAISGWSELQLDPSGLITSHVDYWHCSRWDVVRQHFGGRMRDEG; translated from the coding sequence ATGGATATGGATATTGTGCAAATTCTGCGCGAAGACTATCAACGATTTCCGGTTAACCAAACCTACAGCATCTACGCAGAAAAGGTTTTCTTTCAAGATCCGCTCAATCGCTTCCAAGGGGTAGAGCGCTACAAGCAGATGATTGCTTTTTTAGAGCGTTGGTTTGCCGAGCTGAAAATGGATTTGCATGATATTCGGCAAGAAGGTAACCAGATTAGAACCGAATGGACGCTCAGGTGGCGATCGCCTCTCCCCTGGCAACCGCAGATCGCAATTTCAGGTTGGAGTGAACTGCAACTTGACCCATCTGGATTGATCACCTCCCACGTCGATTATTGGCACTGTTCTCGTTGGGATGTAGTTCGGCAGCATTTTGGGGGAAGGATGAGGGATGAGGGATGA